The window ATCGGGGGCGCTGTCCAGACCACGGGCCAGAAGCTCACCGAGCGTCTCCGGTGTCCAGTAGCCCTCCTGCTCATAGCGCCTGACCAATTCCTCAGGAATCCTTCGCATGGCGAGAGGCCACCCCTTAACGTCCGCGCAGCGTCGTCCGTCGAGGCAGTCGACGGACAGGGGTGATGTTATTCTCCGCCTGCGAGAATGCCAATACCGTAGAGGGAGAATGCCCGATGGTCGACCTCGAGATCGACGATGGTCTGGCGGTCATCACCATCGACCGCCCGCATGCCCGCAACGCGATATCGCTGGAGACGATGGACCAGCTCGACAAGGCGCTCGACGGTGCGCACGGGGCACGCGCGCTGGCCCTGACCGGCGCCGGTGACAAGGCGTTCGTCTCCGGCGGCGACCTCAAGGAGCTCAGCGCGCTGCGCACCGTGGAGCAGGCCGCGTCGATGTCGTTCCGGATGCGCTCGATCTGCGACCGCATCGCCGGATTCCCTGCTCCTGTCGTGGCGGCGCTCAACGGGCACGCCCTCGGCGGCGGCGCGGAGTTCGCGGTGGCCGCCGACATCCGACTGGCGGCCGACGACATCAAGATCGGATTCAACCAGGTGGCGCTGGAGATCATGCCGGCCTGGGGCGGCGCGGAACGACTGGTGGAGTTGGTGGGCTACAGCCGCGCCCTGTTGCTTGCAGGCACCGGACGGATCCTGGCGGCGACCGACGCCGAGCGCCTCGGGCTGATCGATCAGGTGATCCCGCGGGCGAGTTTCGACGAGCAGTGGCGCCTGATCGCCCGCCTCCTGGCCTCCGTGCCCGCCGGCGAGGTCAAACGCGTGATGCGCGGCGTGCCGACCACCGAGGCGGTCGCGGCGTTCGCGCGGCTGTGGGTATCGGACGAACACTGGGCGGCCGCCGACAAGGTGATGAAGAAGGGTAAGTGACGCCCGAGAGACGCTTCAGGCGCTCAGCTCGCGAATCGCGTCGGCCCCGTCCCAGTTCGCCGCCGCATCGCGGACGAAGGTGGCCATGCCCTGCGTGGTGTCCGTGAGTTCCATGATCTCGATGATCGCGGCGGGACCGCCCGGCGGCTCGACGTAGGCGAACCTCGTTCCCAGATCCTCGCCCCCCGACCACACCACGGGCCAACCGGCCTCCGCGACAGCCCGCATGGCCTGGTCGAAATCGGCGCTCCAGTAGGCGAACTGGTGGAATCCGGGGCCGTGTGCGGTGAGGAACTCGGTGAAGATGCTCGGGGTGTCGTCGTCCTGGTGGATGAGTTCGACCTGAAGGTCGCCACTGTTGGCGAGCGCCAGCGACAGCGTGATCTCGCACGGGTGTCCCCGATAGGTCACGCGTTGTGGAATGCCCCTGATGACGAACCAGGGCCCGACGCCGAGCGCCACCCACTCCTCGAGCGCACTGTCCAGATCGGTGACGACGTAGCCGATCTGGCGAATGGGGCCGGGGAGGGTCACGCGGGCACGGTAACAGGGACCGCGACGCGAACGGCGCCGTTCAGCGGTGTTGTTCTCTCTGGACGAGAACGCCATTTCCGATTATGGTCAACCCCGTGTCGAGCACGCAGCGGGCGTTGGCGCCCGAGATATCCACCTGGCCGGACGACAATCCGCAGCTCATCGGCAGCTCGTGCGGTAGCTGCGGTGCCACCACCTTCCCGGTGCAGCAGCGCTGCCCGAAGTGCAGTGGCGGCGAGATGTCCGACGTCCTGCTCCCCCGCCGCGGAACGCTGGTCGCCTGGACGACCCAGGGCTTCCCGCCCGGCGCCCCGTACATGGGCCCGACCGGCAAGGACTTCGTCCCGTTCGGCGTCGGCCTCGTACAGCTCGATGATGTGATCCGCGTCGAGGGGCGCCTCACCGAGAACGACCCGGCGAAGCTGCAATTCGGCCAGCAGGTCGAGCTGACGATGATCCCGTTCACCTCCGATGAGGACGGCAACGAGGTCGTCACCTTCGCATTCCAACCCGTCGACAACTGAGGACCCGACCATGACGAGCTCAGCCAACGACGTCGCGATCATCGGCGTCGGCCTGCATCCGTTCGGCCGGTTCGACAAGACCGCGATGGAGATGGGCGCCGAGGCCATCCAGTCCGCGCTCACCGACGCCGGCGTCGACTGGAAGGACATCCAGTTCGGTTTCGGCGGGAGCTACGAGGTGTCCAACCCCGATGCCGTCACCCGCCTCGTCGGCCTGACGGGTATCACGTTCACCAACGTGTTCAACGCCTGCGCCACCGCGGCGTCGGCGATCCAGCAGACCGCCGACACCATCCGTCTCGGCAAGTACGACATCGGTATCGCGATCGGTCTGGACAAGCACCCGCGCGGTGCGTTCACCGACGACCCCGCCAAACTGGCTCTGCCGCAGTGGTATGCCAACAACGGGCAGTTCGTGACCACCAAGTTCTTCGGGATGAAGGCCAACCACTACATCCACAAGCACAACATCTCCGAGGAGACGCTGGCGCGCGTGGCCAACAAGAATTTCCGCAACGGGGTGATCAACCCGAACGCGTTCCGCCGCAAGGAGATCAGCGTCGAGGAGATCATGGCCTCGCCCGTGCTGAACTATCCGTTGCGCCAGTACATGTTCTGCGCCCCCGACGAAGGCGCGGCCGCGGTCATCATGTGCCGTGCCGACATCGCCCACAAGTACACCGACAAGCCGGTCTATGTGCGCGCCAGCGAGATCCGGACCCGGACGTACGGGGCCTACGAGGTGCACGCCACCTCGGCCCCGCTGGACGAGGATCCGTCGCCGACGGTGTTCGCGGCGAAGGCGGCGTATGAAGCGGCCGGCATCGGCCCCGAGGACGTCGACATCGCACAGTTGCAGGACACCGACGCCGGCGCCGAGGTCATCCACATGGCCGAGACGGGGCTGTGCGCCGACGGCGAGCAGGAGAAGCTTCTGGCCGACGGCGCGACCGAGATCCACGGCAGCATTCCGGTCAACACCGACGGCGGCCTGATCGCCAACGGCGAGCCCATCGGCGCATCCGGCCTGCGGCAGGTGCACGAGCTCGTGCGGCAGTTGCGCGGCGAAGCCGGGGAACGCCAGGTTCCGGGGACACCGCGGGTCGGGCTGGCCCAGGTCTACGGCGCCCCGGGGACCGCGTCTGCGACGATCCTGTCGCTGTAGCGGTCAGCGCGCCCGCACCGGCCGAATCACGGCTGCGCGGGCGCCATCTCGTGCCCCTCGGCCAGTTCCGGCGACGGTTCGCCTTCGAAGCGACGGATCCACTGCTCGCAGAATGCGAACGTCTCGGCGTGGCCGGTGTCCATGCCCAGCGCGCGTTCCATCACGAGGGCCTGCGAGACGCTGGTCGCGAACACCGTCCACACCACCGGCGGGACGTCGTCGGAGATCATCCCGTAGCGCTGCAGCGCATCGGAGATCGCACGGTTCTGCTCCTGCCGGAACCGTTCGGCGTAGTAGACGATCTCCGCGCGCAACGCCTTGCGGTGGTTGGCCAGTCCCATGAACTCCATCGTCAGCCTGGTGGCCTCGGGGGCCGTACTGAACCTCCACAGGGCCCACAGCGGCTGCGCGGACCGCAGGGCGGTGGACAGGACCGCGAGGCCCTCCTCGGCCCTGCGGTGGAACACGGCGAGGAAGAGGTCCTCCATGGTGCGGAAGTAATAATGGACCAGTTGCGGTTTGAGTCCCGCGCGGTCTGCCACCCGACGGGACGTGACCGCCGCGTAGCCCTCCTCGATGAGGAGCTGTTCGGCGGCGTCGAGCAGCACGACGCGATTCTTCGCATCAGGCGCTCCGATCCGCCGCGACGCTGCCATGCTGACTCCGTTCGTGAGTGGGCCCGTGTGCGAGCACGACGCTCCGGTGACTCGCGGTGTCACCCGAGATCCTTGACCCTAACTCTTACACCATGCTAAGCAGGTGCTCAGCATTTTCATTCTGTTGTCGGTGCGACACCGACCTCACAACCCGCAGCCCGGGAGGCCATGGACATGACGGACACGAGCGACTTCGACACGATCGACTACTTCACCGATCCGTCCCTGGTGCCCGATCCGCATCCGTACTTCGACCACCTGCGCAGCAAGTGTCCGGTCGTCAAGGAGCCCCACTACGGCGTGCTGGCGGTGACCGGCTACGAGGAGGCCGCGACGGTTCTCAAGGACAGCGACACGTTCTCGTCCTGCATCGCCGTCGCCGGCCCGTTCCCGCCGCTGCCGTTCACCCCCGAAGGTGACGACATCACCGACCAGATCACCGCGCACCGGCCGCAGATGCCGATGTTCGAGCACATGGTCACCATGGATCCGCCGGACCACACCAATGCCCGCTCCCTGCTGAACCGGCTGCTGACGCCGAGCCGGCTGAAGGAGAACGAGGACTTCATGTGGCGTCTGGCCGACGAGGTCCTCGACGACATCATCGGCGCGGAGCCGGCGGGCCGCTGCGAGTTCCTCACCGCGTACGCAAAGCCGTTCTCGCTGTTGGTGATCGCCGACATGCTCGGTGTCCCCGAGGCCGACCACGAGGAGTTCCGCACCGTGCTCGGCGCACCGCGCCCGGGTGCCAACGTGGGCTCGCTCGATCACAGCGACCTCGTGGGCGCCAATCCGCTGGAGTGGCTCGACGAGAAGTTCATCGGCTACCTGGAGGACCGTCGCAAGGAGCCGCGCGACGACGTGTTGACCGCGCTGGCCACGGCCAAGTACCCCGACGGTTCGACGCCGCCGGTCATCGAGGTGGTCCGTTCGGCGACGTTCCTGTTCGCGGCCGGACAGGAGACCACCACCAAGCTTCTGTCGGCGTCGATGCGGGTCCTGGGCGATCACCCGGAGATCCAGGAGCGGTTGCGCCGCGACCGCACCCGCATCCCGATCTTCGTCGAGGAGGCGCTGCGGATGGACGCGCCGGTGAAGAGCCAGTTCCGCCTTGCCAAGAAGAACACCAAGGTCGGCGACATGGATGTGCCCGCCGGCACGACGATGATGGTCTGCCCCGGAGCCGTCAACCGCGATCCGGGCCGCTTCGAGAACCCGCACGAGTTCGACCTGGACCGCAAGAACGTCCGTGAGCACATCGCGTTCGGCCGCGGCGTGCACTCCTGCCCCGGAGGCCCGCTGG is drawn from Mycolicibacterium gilvum and contains these coding sequences:
- a CDS encoding enoyl-CoA hydratase/isomerase family protein, whose amino-acid sequence is MVDLEIDDGLAVITIDRPHARNAISLETMDQLDKALDGAHGARALALTGAGDKAFVSGGDLKELSALRTVEQAASMSFRMRSICDRIAGFPAPVVAALNGHALGGGAEFAVAADIRLAADDIKIGFNQVALEIMPAWGGAERLVELVGYSRALLLAGTGRILAATDAERLGLIDQVIPRASFDEQWRLIARLLASVPAGEVKRVMRGVPTTEAVAAFARLWVSDEHWAAADKVMKKGK
- a CDS encoding VOC family protein codes for the protein MTLPGPIRQIGYVVTDLDSALEEWVALGVGPWFVIRGIPQRVTYRGHPCEITLSLALANSGDLQVELIHQDDDTPSIFTEFLTAHGPGFHQFAYWSADFDQAMRAVAEAGWPVVWSGGEDLGTRFAYVEPPGGPAAIIEIMELTDTTQGMATFVRDAAANWDGADAIRELSA
- a CDS encoding Zn-ribbon domain-containing OB-fold protein, which encodes MVNPVSSTQRALAPEISTWPDDNPQLIGSSCGSCGATTFPVQQRCPKCSGGEMSDVLLPRRGTLVAWTTQGFPPGAPYMGPTGKDFVPFGVGLVQLDDVIRVEGRLTENDPAKLQFGQQVELTMIPFTSDEDGNEVVTFAFQPVDN
- a CDS encoding thiolase family protein, which translates into the protein MTSSANDVAIIGVGLHPFGRFDKTAMEMGAEAIQSALTDAGVDWKDIQFGFGGSYEVSNPDAVTRLVGLTGITFTNVFNACATAASAIQQTADTIRLGKYDIGIAIGLDKHPRGAFTDDPAKLALPQWYANNGQFVTTKFFGMKANHYIHKHNISEETLARVANKNFRNGVINPNAFRRKEISVEEIMASPVLNYPLRQYMFCAPDEGAAAVIMCRADIAHKYTDKPVYVRASEIRTRTYGAYEVHATSAPLDEDPSPTVFAAKAAYEAAGIGPEDVDIAQLQDTDAGAEVIHMAETGLCADGEQEKLLADGATEIHGSIPVNTDGGLIANGEPIGASGLRQVHELVRQLRGEAGERQVPGTPRVGLAQVYGAPGTASATILSL
- a CDS encoding TetR/AcrR family transcriptional regulator; this translates as MAASRRIGAPDAKNRVVLLDAAEQLLIEEGYAAVTSRRVADRAGLKPQLVHYYFRTMEDLFLAVFHRRAEEGLAVLSTALRSAQPLWALWRFSTAPEATRLTMEFMGLANHRKALRAEIVYYAERFRQEQNRAISDALQRYGMISDDVPPVVWTVFATSVSQALVMERALGMDTGHAETFAFCEQWIRRFEGEPSPELAEGHEMAPAQP
- a CDS encoding cytochrome P450, whose protein sequence is MTDTSDFDTIDYFTDPSLVPDPHPYFDHLRSKCPVVKEPHYGVLAVTGYEEAATVLKDSDTFSSCIAVAGPFPPLPFTPEGDDITDQITAHRPQMPMFEHMVTMDPPDHTNARSLLNRLLTPSRLKENEDFMWRLADEVLDDIIGAEPAGRCEFLTAYAKPFSLLVIADMLGVPEADHEEFRTVLGAPRPGANVGSLDHSDLVGANPLEWLDEKFIGYLEDRRKEPRDDVLTALATAKYPDGSTPPVIEVVRSATFLFAAGQETTTKLLSASMRVLGDHPEIQERLRRDRTRIPIFVEEALRMDAPVKSQFRLAKKNTKVGDMDVPAGTTMMVCPGAVNRDPGRFENPHEFDLDRKNVREHIAFGRGVHSCPGGPLARVEGRVSIERILDRMGDIAIDEELHGPPGDRRYNYEPTFILRGLTDINITFTPIR